A segment of the Babylonia areolata isolate BAREFJ2019XMU chromosome 20, ASM4173473v1, whole genome shotgun sequence genome:
GTGATGTTGGACCATACTAAATAAAAACATAATTCAAACTGTATGTTTTACACAGACTagcatttaaatacacacacacacacacacacagagttgattaCAGCAGATTTTTATTGTGTTCATTCATGAATTGAGGGAGATGACAAAGATATCAGGCCAGGAACTTAGTTCAAAATCTTCGAACACTACAAGTACAAGGTGGAAGATTTGTTGTCAGCTCTAAATGTTGTGTTGCCTTTTCTATGCATCTGCAGGTTGACTAGAGATTAAACAAAGTTCATTCATGATTACCCGTGATGTAAACAAAGAATGCCTTCTAAAGAAAATATGTAAAGATCTACTTAATTATCTCATTAAGTTATGTCAACAAAATATGACTGTGTCAGCACATAATTCTGTGGCACAAGTCTTAAGTTTTTAAAATCTCAACACGTGAATTGGGAGCATTAAAGActtacgtgattttttttttctcttttaaaaacATCTTATTTTCAAAGTTAAATCACATGGATGTGAATCCTCAGTACAAGGTGACACCCAGGTGGCATACGTACATATCTCACTGTAGCACATCATGCATATCTCTTCACAGGTAttagttgttcttttttattttctttcttgaaGTTGTGCATTTACTTCCACATGAAAGCATTTCTATTTCCCCTTCAAGATCACTGAATATAAATgactgtttttttccctcaaaaaCAAAAGTCTCCTGCACACAATTACAATGGAACTAAGCAGGAGACTTGGTCCAAGTGGATGCAAAGGTCAGCGCTCACTTATTGGCATTGATCTTGGCCTCCAGATTGTCTGCATTGGCTCCTATCAGTTCATCCACCTGAAACAAAGACCCAGAAGTTCAAATATATGGAaaagagcagcagcagctttGCTCAGTTGTAGCTCAAGTAAGCAAGACATACCATGATGAATGATTACAAAATTAGCGGATAAATGGAAGGTGAAGTTCAACTGTGACTATCTGAGGCAACTGACAAGCAATGGAAATGATGTACCCACACACTTGTAATGAATAACTTCAGATCTTAGAgaactggactttcaatctaaggttCCTGGAATTAGATTGTGGATTTGGAGCTACACAAGCTTGGGGCTTATTGAGAGGagaagacaaatagacagacaagagTCTGTACAAAACTACAAAAGCACAAACaggacagagtaggaagacagaggAAATGAGAATAGACAGATAcaccttaaccctttcgctgccaggaaaataagatttaagtgaaatctatttgccagggttttttcacaaaaaacgggtataaattttcaaaaaattctgtgctctttgttattggagaaagacccataaaagtatatattttctgaaagggaaatgaataaagaatacaaaacacatgatgttttcccattttatgcattttaagtgacatgctgttgttttgaaatcagtgttttgttttttgtcacattttcaacttgttcattacaaacattagtctggtaatttgcacaaaaatatcattttctggacaaatggatatctgcacacacaaaatcatactagaacaaccacaatataaaaaaactgaaaaagaaatagatgcattgtgacttctgcaagtgataatatggatgtgaggccacgccccctcagtctccacccccctcctcttcacccctctcacaccgtcacttcatcagaccgcgttggctgagtgccaagaaaatagctcatacggtgccctgctaaaaattcgtctgctagagttgaacagcctgcatcactcactgatagttgtatcttggccactctcttgattgctccctttattttctattaaatcgtcctataaatgttcaccactgtcttctccttcgaatttatgctccaattctttctgagcattagctaaagaaagtaatcttggttgatttagttcgccacgagcgcatgtcttgagcacggagtcagtccgacattttgttgagcgagcgaggagaggagccaggcaaagactgcggccagtaacccaaccaaaacgttcaaataaaggactgccttatgacgcagatggtgtttctagctatgaatagaatccagaaagattccccaagctaaagctaccagcatttttgtcaacgaactgaatgcaaagcagggaaaagtcagaatatttcgatgacgagttatctcgtcatgcaggcagcgaagcatacatgcttgccatgacgagttatctcgtcatgcaggcagcctaggggttaacaagATATTTGTAGTGTCCCTACTTTTGCAACATGTATCGCAAGACATTGCAATGCTGATCTTGACCAGCTTGTGCAACTAAACTCTGTTGGAGGCAGAAGTTCCAGAACTTGCCTCCATGTCAAAGACATGCTGAAATGATATTGCCAAGGTGGAAAGATCCAGTCAATAAACAGTGGACAGATCTGAACTTGTCAACTTGTCAATCAGCAGCACTAGGCATCTAACAAAGGTCATTTCCATTCTGTTCATGTTCAACTTGTCATTCAGCACTAGGCATCTGACAAAGGTCATTTCCATTCTGTTCATGTTCAACTTGTCATTCAGCACTAGGCATCTGACAAAGGTCATTTCCATTCTGTTCATGTTCAACTTGTCATTCAGCACTAGGCATCTGACAAAGGTCATTTCCATTCTGTTCATGTTCAACTTGTCATTCAGCACTAGGCATCTAACAAAGGTCATTTCCATTCTGTTCATGTTCAACTTGTCATTCAGCACTTGGCATCTGACAAAGGTCATTTCCATTCTGTTCATGTTCAACTTGTCATTCAGCACTAGACATCTGACAAAGGGTTCTTCTGACCTatcaactaaaacaaaaaacaaacaaacaaaaagggggggtgggtggagagggggcacAAACAAGTGGAAAGCTTTGTTTACCTTTTCACCATTTTTGAATAATCGAAATGTGGGCATTGCGGTGACTCCTTGCTCCTCTGCCAGTTCctgcaaacatacacagacatttGTTGACCTGCTGCTTTCTTGGCTCcagtgtgtaattatgtaatcaTCCTGTGCTCCAgttgtccatgtgtatgtgtgactatatgtattatacacacacacacacacatgtatacatacatgaatTTAAGTTACCACTGGCATACATATggacgcgcgcatgtgtgtgtgtttgtgatactcATAGGTAAACTTAaattaattttctctggaaatactttgtcatctatgggaagcccagagtggcataaggcaatgcgcaactttcagattaaaaaactcacatggtcatactgcccgggacatgcaggtgttaagggaaatgagcgagctgacagacttgctggtaacgcaacaccaacgagcggcctatatctaggaaaatcggaaatcctcagaaaaatcaaagaataccaaaaagaacaggtacaaggccatcacaccatcgatcgcctcaaagaaataaaagcagagagagggagcggccgcaagtctaacatgaaaggtagagcacgatgctttgcaaatcaaacaaatatcggcatcatttccaaaccaacattgcgcaaatttcttcaaaacggaacagagtctctgtgggcctttccaaatacaatagactgagcaacacactagacgccacgtttttggcatcagagatcttttcccatccctcttgcggccagtcagtggcagcctctgtgcgtgtgtgtttgtgtggatgtgtgggtctgtgcttttgagtgcgtttgtgaatgcgcgagagtgtaagtgtacacaagtgtcaggagagatctgtgtacgtgtgtgtgtgtgtgtgagaggaggtgggagtgcggggtagaggatgaggtatgtgagtatatgcatgcctacactggggagcaacaggatattggaacgtatatatatatatatatttgtatatatgtgtgtggggttgggggtgggagatatgggcgtatgtgtgtgtgcttgtacaagtaagtgttcatctctgtgagtgtgtgtttgtgtgtgccgtggaagctgcgatacgtagactagaaatgagtgtgtggaggaggggggtagaggaggtgcaaggtaatgtgtgtgt
Coding sequences within it:
- the LOC143295285 gene encoding uncharacterized protein LOC143295285 isoform X2, giving the protein MAIVEVRNKEEFKKILDEAGSKLVVVDFHALWCGPCKVIAPKLKELAEEQGVTAMPTFRLFKNGEKVDELIGANADNLEAKINANK